CGTTCTTGCACGCATATTCAGGTTATGTGCAGAGAGACACCATGAACTAGAAGTTACGAAGCTGAGTCCCTAGTCTGAGTGCACCCTTTTTTGCCAATTCCTCATCTGTAAAGagggaattaaaaacaaacaaaacaacaaaaaaacccaccccaacaAATTCCCTGTCTTGTAAGGACATTGAAAGGCTATGTCATAGATGCTGAAGTGTATGATTACTGTGATAACCAAGGTCATACTATTTTTCAGTCACTGGTTTATGGCTCCctttttagggggaaaaaagggaggaaattgGCAGCGAGTTTTTGAACAGTGAACAGCAAAATTAACCTTTGCCTGACTTCGCTGCACGCTGCTGCTTTAAGTTCAGCTATATGGTTAAAGACAGTTCTCcattaaatatgcatataacTGTTACGACTGTTAAATTCAATCTtacaataaatttaaaattagagGGGCTGTGAATATATCTTACTGATAATCACTTATCCAAAGTATGGTGAAAAGCAATACCGTAATCAGTCTTAACTGAATGTAATTTGGGTGCTGAAGCTGTACAAGAATACTACTCTCTGTCAGTGAATTAGTCCCTCAATCTCATAGGTTGTTACATAACACAGAAGATATGGAAAGCATTTGCAAATGACTATGGGACtgtaaacacaaagaaaaatcagctttcatTTGGAGCATCTAAAATCATTGTATACCTCTaatctccttcccctctccccatcacTGGTTTTAAACGatgctttaaatattaataacagTAACATTCTGCACaatatgcaataaaaaaaatgaaaagttaagagagagagaggaaatctTAACCAAggctctcttctttttctctgccatcCTATTCTTGCCAGTATACCCTACGGTGTGATATGCGACGTTCTCTGCTAGCAAAAGACCTAACTAAGACTTGTGAATTCATTGTCCACTCACTGGTAAGTGTGGTTTGTATTAACTATACAAAGtgagatttatatttttttccactttaagGGAAGTTTGGCGGTAAGGTTAGAAAACCAAGTGAAACCATGTAATTTGTAATAGCAACACATGGGATATGTATGAGTAAAGGAAGCTAgcctcaaaacaaaaacatccagAAGAGCTAGGGTGTCAGTTGCTTCTGATTAGAATAACACAtctgtcttttcatttaaagaaaatagtacAAAGAGGATTTGGATTATAAGATGTTTTTATACTGCACTGAGTTTATTCTCTTATTCATCCTTTCAGTTCTGAAACAATAGTGTGGTTAGATAAATATTATGGTGTTCTTCTAAACACTGTTTCAGATTATCTGAGCGTTTCTTAGCCAAAGCTTCCAGGCACTCACAATGCCTGTCCTAGAAATGGGAGTTTCTTGGTGAAGAGAAAATAtctgatttctgttcttcatatGACTAATTATGATTTAGAGCCCTGACTCAAAGTATCAAAGCTGGGACTGCATCAAGTTGGAAATGAGAAGCTTGTCAGCTTAATAACCTTTGCTATTAAGTAAGCCCATGGTTGGCAATATGCTAAGATAACTAGGTTAACAAATATCCACATCCTGCAGTTAACAACATGGAGacagccttcctcctctggaGACATCATTGTGGGATGAGATTTGACTGTCTCACAAGAAATGCTTTGCTGCTTGTTATTTGAAGTTCCTATATCAGATTGGTTTTTAGTTTCTATTGACTTGTACACATGTCCAGAGCATTTGATGTCAGTACAGACTGTTCCGGCCTAATTAAGTATCTCTTCTTCCACCCACAACTTGCTAGAACATACTGTTTGTATCATTCCTTTGAACTCTAACAGGACGGTAAAGTATTAGACTCTTTTGTCTTCCTTATGAATAATGGTGGAAATATGTTCTTTTAGTTCTATAGTaccttttttaaagatttagtgccttttttaaagatttagcTAGGTGGTATAAAGAAGTTTCCTGTTGGtaagatttcattattttctaaaatatattatgCTACATTTTATTGGTCCATTATTACATTATAAGTAAGCCACACTTGTCAAAATAGTGAACAAATTACATATTATGCAGTctcctggttttatttcttgttcCCACTACAGCACTTCTTAGATCACAAGTCAGTAAATCATGAATCTCTCAGTCAGGGTGAATTAATGAGGTTTTACTGAACATATAATTCTCGCTGTCAGTGCTCAATGTACCATTTCCCTTAACCTTATTCTTTGCCAGAATTTGTCATTTATGGGAAAATACAGTCAATCTTTTGCTAATATCTTCCATCttgcagctgggcagcagaaGCTATTTTGAATTCTTAAGTAGGGAGGGTAGATCCTAACTAAGAGTTCAAGTTAAGCCCATTGGTGGTGGTGTGCTCTGCCAACTCCCAGTTACGTACAGTTGGGTCTGTCATAATTGATGCTGTGCTGGCCACTTATTCTAAATATGTAGGGAAAAGACAGTGCACCTCACTGAGATAAGGATGGAGAGAGAGGTCGGTGAATGGTAAGTGAAGCTTGCCTTCCTGATGCATGTAATAATGTGCCCCCAAAATTGCTTCTTCAGTGTGGAAAGCTAACCAGGACcaagttttgtttattttacagttaaagAAGCTGGAATGCTAAGCCCATTAAATGAACGCTACACTAGATTCCATCAGCTGAGGATCTCCTGGTAATATGAGGATGGCTTAGGAGACCTGAGCTGTTATTGAAAGGGCAGCAGAAAGAGTTCAGAGTGCTCAGAGAtaagaagagggagggagagtttataaaacatatttgaagCAATGGAGCAAGTTCATTTATAatctccccctctctcccctgcccaaaTTTACTGAGTATTaataatgaaaggaaacattgcAAGTGacatataaaatgtaattattcgtaaatacagaaatgtgaaatttaacttttttctgtagCATACCACATGCTTCAGATAGGtagtgtatttcttcttttccaggtGGTTTAGAGTATTCAACCacatgtttggggtttttttttcctttttttttttttcccagtgtaaGTAGAGCTTATGCCAAAAACTTACAAATGGAGAGCTTGTTGTGGTTTATTGCAATGGCAAACACAAAGTAACCAAACATTGACACAGTTCTGTTTCTACAATTCAGATTTGTGATGTATTGTGACTTGTATTTAGACAATATTGTAATGTTATTTAATAACAAAGGCAGGAAATCTCAGGTTTTTAATTACAGAGATGCATACTTTCAATATGAAGACGGTCCTGAAAACTAACACATCCAACAGTTGCTTGactttgttgtcttttttaatattctctgtGCATGTTTTGTAAATCGTAGTTTACCGTTTAACTCTTTCATTACTTGTAGTcacagaaagggaaactgaTGCCAAGCCCAGTAGACTTCACAATTACTCCTGAAACTTTGCAAAATGTTAAAGAGgtaagggttttcttttttattttaaacttaatgCTTGTGTGATTCTGAGTGAGAACAAGAGAGGAATGATTAAATGCTGCCTTGCAGATAAtcaactcttcttttttttttttccttcccttttctccttttttacttttgtaagCAATAAAGTGATTCTGCCTGATCTCTTGTGATAGTGGTGACTAATGTAAGGTGGAACTTTGTTCAGTAATGgttaaacatttttatcatttttctgaGTGAAAGATGGCAGTGAAGCAAGGGAAAACATTCTATACCACGTGTAGCCAAGatcctttaaaatgtatattttgatCCTTGGTTATGCCTTTTTTTACAGCCCCATGTGGCTTTGGGAAGCCTGTGTGAACAGTAGTAGCTGTCTTGGTCATTTACCCTTCTGAACACTGGTTTCTGTTTGTCCACTGAAACCtgtgttctgtttttccagatTTTCCTGTTGTGCTCTTTTTGTTAATAAGACTACTTTCCTGCTTGTTGCAGGGAGTGATTTAGATGacttaaagaatcaccatcaaaggtattagcaaaagtgattttaatgtgaatttgtaaaagtgccacttaacaaagttcgatgtcaaggttcactctattacttactatgtggaagaaacatacaaaggaaaatcaagttacaatcgatttagaatgatttacacagagactggagagggtaagggagaccctcctgttgagtcacgaggttcagaatcGACcctcttgctttctaaactcctgatggatCTTAGTTGCAGCTAGATCCAatcttagtctcagacttggacaacGGTTTATGCCTAATAGAAGGGATAcagagggtaaggaaaatctcccatTAAATTACTATGCCAGTTTGTTGGGgatgagtgattatggatcctacatgactttgaggtagcagcaatttaagacTTATTAACACTGTTAcggtaaatcacaagattaggttatatgatttttaacaatacttaatcatcagccaattaccagagtgatttaataaagtttgctatcagcactacaaagtttcctaaatcaaatcGCTCGCGCGCGTACACACGCACACGCGGATACAGAGGTTAACCTATGATCAAGATCTTTCTCTCTTGGCCAGTTGTagtaaattattggtaccaaatgatctttaaaacCTCGTgaaatctaattgtagtgaattactcactattctccttcgtcagcatttgtcagcagacgaTCTTTGACCCCTTCTTCTTTGTCGGCATCTATCAGCAGACGATCTTTGAAATCCTCGCAAAATCTACTCTTTGAAATCCTCGCAAAATCTACCCTGAGGGGCATCCCAACTCAGGGGGAGATATTAGGTCACACTGCCTGCTGCGATCCCAGAGAGCTGAAAGGGTCGCACTTAGGATCGCTATTTATAGGATCgcgagatgattgactttggtcagtatatttccattctggccataattcttgtcaggtaattctggcaccctccaaggcGGGCCGtgatccaagcagcaggagtttcaggtatggttccaggcaacaggagtttcaggtacagTTAGGGAGTGTCTAATTGTCCTAACTTACTGTACCGTAGCCAGGATAAAGTACCACATTATCCCAACTTATTGTACTTGTAtccaaaacaagaacacaatgttggctGGTCGCAACGTGGCCCGGGAGGGGCTGCACCACCACACTGCTTTAGGTCTCCCTTCTGCATCCCCAATTTGTCTTCCATTGCTCTTAGTCCCAGACTTCTGAATTTAGACCTACTCTTCCACTTGTTTCTCAAAACAGACCTCTTTATCAGCTATTTGGTTGTTTCATGCTATTGTTGACCTTATTCTACATATTCACAGAATTGTTGTGGTaggaagggacttctggagatTGGTTAGTTCAGCCCCTGTGCTCAGAGCAGACTCATCTAGAGCAGGTTACTCAGGGCCATGTGTAGTCAAGTTTTCAGTATCTCAAAGGATGCAGACTTGCAACCACTCAGCAATTTTacagtgtctgaccaccctcacaggattaaaaaataaataaaaatttaaaagtaatttcctttatttagaTTTGTTCCCATagcctcttgtcctttcactagATACCACTGAGAGGAGTCtgactccatcttctttactccttcccatcaggtatttatacatattgataagatccccctgagccttctgtTCTGCAACgtgaacaatcccagctctcagcctcttcttgtATGTCACATGCTCTTAACCATCTTCATGGCCAAATCCAGCAAAggctggacttgctccagtaagtctgtttcttgtactgggaagtCCTGAATTGGACACACTATCCCCAGTtttgtctcaccagtgctgaaaaGATGGGGAGAATCGCCTCCTTCAGCCTGTTGGCAACACTTTCTAATGCAGCTCAGGATGCTGTAGGCCCAATTgtccagcctgttgaggtccctgTGAAGGGCAGCGCAACTATCTGGTTCACCAACCACTCCTTCCAATTTTGTATtatctgcagacttgctgaagACGcgctctgtcccatcatccaaGCCATCATTGAAGATGTGAAGTAAGATTGGCTCCAATACTGACCCCAGTCACTGGTgtacaccactagtgactggccttCAGTGGACTTTGGGCTACTGATCACAAGCCTTTAAGTCCAGCAGTTCAGGCTGTTCTCAGTCCACCTCAGTGTCTAATCTGTACATCTAGTCTGTACTCCATGAGTTTGTCAGTGAGGTTGTTAGGAGAAACAGTATAAAAACAGTGCTGAAGTCAACATAAACAGTATCCACTGCTCTCTGCTTGTCCACCAAGctagtcatttcatcatagaaggctATCAGGTTGGTTAAGCATGATTTCActttcataaatccatgctgactgctTCCAATCACTTTCTTGTCCTTTATATGTTTGAAAATGGCTTCTGGGGTTATTTGCTCCATCGCTTTCCAAGGGATTGAAGCAAGGCTGATGAGCCTATAGTTCCTTGGATCTTCCTAACTGAAAAGTGACATTTACTATCTTCTATTCCTCAGGAACCTTCTTAATTCATGACAGcctttcaaagataatcaaGATTGGCCTCATGGCAACATGGGTCAGCTtcctcagcacttgtgggtgcgtcccatcaggtcccatggacttgaGCACATCCAGTCTGTTTAAATGTTCTCTAACCTGTTCCTCCTCTACCAAGGGTAattcttccttgctccagactttccctgTGGTTGcaggggcctgggattcctgaaggcaaaTCTTACCAGTAAAGTCCGAGGCAGAGAAGACATTAAGTACCTCTGTCTTTTTAACATCTTTTGTCACTAGATGCCCTGCCATATTCAGTAGCAAGCTGACATTTaccttcatcttccttttgcagCTGGTAGACTTGTAGATGCCCCTTTTTGTTGCCCTTCATGTCTCTTGATTTaactccaggtgggctttggctttcccaaAACCATCCCTGCACACTCGGATAGTGTCTTTATGTTCCTCCTGAGTCACCTGATCCTACTTCCATCTTTTGtatacttcttttttattattttatcaatAGTatcttgttcatccatgcaggtcTCTCCCTACCTTTGCTTGACTTTCTGCCTGTTGGAATAGACCATTCTTGAGTGTGGAGGAGGCGATTCTAGAAAACGAACCAGCTGTCATGGCTGAACTCTAAATCCAGCTGAGTTAGAGGATGAGCAGGTTGTGTTCAGCAGCCTCTCGTGTCTCTGGAGACTGCTGCACACTGAAAGCATACGTTTTTCCAAATATAAGGATATAATAACTGTTCTTGGTGGTAAAATTACTTTTGAGACTACTACTAAATACTAAGCTCTCAGCAGTCTGCTCTTCCTATGAACCATGTTTCCATATAAATtatattgtttcttctttctcttctgtatctTGATACTCATTGGCTTAGCAAAGACTCAGTGGCATGCATCATGAAGTCCTGTCCATTAAAAGCTCTTTCTTAAGTTTAATAGCAGACCCTGTGCCTTTCTCTATTTCAAGTGTATAACCACACAAGTAGGTTCTGAAACTTCTGACATCTCTGATCCAGCAGATCTTGGTATTTAATTGTGGAGCTGTCTAAAGAATGGTATTGAATGTGTATGGTAGCCCAAGCAGTggccttgccttttttttttttttttttttttttaattcctctccCTGTCTCAGAAGAATGTATGGGTCTGAAGTGACTACCTGGTGGACAGGTAGAAAAAGTCACCGTTttggtatatttaaaatattaaaatttcaatTCTCTGCTTGTCTAGACAATTTCTGGTAGACTACTAGAAGACTGATAAGAGGTTTGCAGTAGCCAAGCAAAGCATAAAGAGTTTAGATGAAAAACCAGGATAGATTTGCTTGTATGTTCTTCATTCTCATTTTGGGGAATTATGAGATAGAGTGTAAATGATAGGTCCTATGAGAGAAGACCTAGCTAGGATTAAAATATGAAGAGTACTGACGAGAGTAGTAAGGCTCTAGGGGAAATATACCTTTAAAAAACCAAGTCTTTGTAGACTAGGATTGAAGAAAATGGCCTCGAGTTCTTGTTCTGCAAGTTCCTTTTATCTCTGTCTCTTAGGTTCCTGACGACTATACTTTGGGGGATAGCTATATGATGTTCCCTATGAAGCAGGGAAGTAAGTCTGTGTTTACTAATAGTGGTGATGAGAAGAACCTGCTAGGGATCATacaataaaaaagcattttactaaGACATTATTAGGACTCAATATTTCATAGGGTGGTTTTGTCAGGCATGTAACTTCTGTTATTTAAGTTAGGAGAAGATAACCAAGTGAGGTCACATTTACTAAACACATGAAaattcctctctttttatttcccccaaAGATTTGTTTTGAGTGGAACAGCTAAATTCTGCAGAGGTGTTGGGTATCTGAGTGAAACAGTCTAAACAGTAGCTGAGGAGAACTTTTCTGCCATTGCTACTGGCAGCCAGGACTAAGAAGCAAAACAGACAgattgggaggaaaaaagtttgcGACAAGAGAGTTGGTTTGGAAGAAGGGAAAATCAGTTACATGGGCAAGGAAATGCGACGCCACAAGCAAGTGTGAACAGATGGTTGGAAGGTAGGGGCTAACATCAAAGATGtcaataacaaaaaattaaggagggagagaagagtaAGGCTTGCAAAAGAAGGGGAAGGTTAGAGCAGGATGCTCAAAGCGTTTGAAGAAAGTTGGATGGTGAAGATACGAGCTGAAGATGTGGGTAGAAAACTTGACTGCTTCAGTATGCCTCCTGCCAGCCTTGAAATGTAACTGGAGCTTCTGGCCTACGAGTTTCTCTGCTGCCAGAGAGTACCTGTGATGCCGGCTGGCCCGAAAAAGCGGAGGGCAGGGGAAGCAAAACCCCCGCTTTGGTCTTTTATGGTAACTGATTTATAGACTGTCATCCTCAATCACCTAGTCTTACTGCTCCTTCCTTAACAGCAAGCATGCTTCctactttttaagaaaattttaaaagttaagtgTGATCCCGTATTCAAATTAAGCTCTTTATTAATTGTCCTTAATTGGTGTCTTGGTACATAAGCAGTATGCTACATCTTGCATTAAATGAAGACTGTTAAATGCCTGTCTTCCCTCCCAGTAGCGGCCACgagagagaaatttaaaaaggtGGGAAAATCACTGAAATGATAGACTACATTGTAATCCGTAACAAAATGGGACCAGAATGCAGTTCTCTAGAGCACCGCCAGCTGATTTAACTTGACCATCCTGTTAGTTCCTGCCAGCCCACCTCCTTCACCATGCGGTTCCCAACTTCTGGATTAATTGTAATAGCCAAGTTTTGCTGGTTCATCCCAGGAAAAATGCTCCTGTGGATGGAATGAGTAGGGGGATGCATGTCAGGGTGGAGGGTAGTAAGAGATATCTTAATGCATCTGCATAAGGATGCATATTTAAAGAGTTATTTAAGTTACTTGAGGCACTTCTGAATTTTTGAGTTCTTAACTTTGCAACTTTTTGGGATTTCCTATATACTTTGATAACTGTCTTTTCTGTAAGGTATATTTTTCTTAGTCTGCTCTTACAGTTGTGtttcccccccccatctttTCAGAGAGCTTCACTTCCAAAATTTCTCATCAGAGGTCATCTCAGTTCTACAAACTGTATCATTACACAGCCACTAACAGGGGAGCTGGTAGTGGAGAATGCAGAGGCTGCAGTCAAAAGTATTGAGCTGCAGTTAGTACGCGTGGAAACCTGTGGTAAGTTTCTCTGTAACGGAATGTGTATAGACTGCAGTAATTACCACTTGCACACTTTCAGCTTAAATACGAAAGACTGTCAAAAGCCATACAATTAAAAAGACttgtaaaaaattgttttgcacTTCAGGTGGAGCAGTCCAAACGTTAATTTAAATAACTAACTGATCCCTAACTCCGAGTGCTCATATGAAAACTTGCAGGTCAAAGGGCAAAATGTTTTGCCCACACATACCTCCCTCCCAACCCCGGtgtatcttttaaattttggccactgccttctcttctctctttcccttcccctcctctccctctgaaTTTCCCGCTTTCATCAGGGTGCGCGGAAGGTTACGCCAGAGATGCCACAGAGATACAGAATATTCAGATTGCTGATGGGGATGTCTGCAGGGGCCTACCAATTCCTATCTACATGGTGTTTCCCAGGTTGTTCACCTGCCCTACCCTGGAAACAACAAACTTCAAAGTTGGTAAGTGTGTAGGAGTTTATGCTGAGATAAGGACTTTCATCTGAGATAAGTTTCCAGTTTCACTTCAGCTTCTGGCAGGTAACGGGATAAATCGCTGTCAGCACTGCAAGAAGAACCAATATCTTCTGCATCCGTCTCTTTCCCTGTAGAGGTTTCCTGAAGAGGACTGCAGTCTGCTGTATTTcataaaaactgagaaaatacagCCCAAATACTTCTAACGAAAAACAGTTGTGCAACTATTAAGCTACTTCTGACTAATAGAATTATATGGTAAAGAGCCAGGAGAAGCAGTGTACTGGCAGGTGAttctttttctgccaaaaaattACGTGTGATTAAACACTTGAGTAATAGTCCAAGAATAAAATGCCAAGATgatcccttccttcccttcatcACCAGTGAGAATCCCTCTTTccattccttctcctttttgtttcccatGCTCCTGCTGCACAGACTCAGAAGCAGAAGTTAGGCTGTATGTGATTCTCCTTTTCTTGATCTacaccagctgctgcttcctgctTATTGTTGCCAAAAtccaatattttccttaacAAACACCTGAAATTTAGGATTTTCCTCCACTTGTTCAAATAATTACTGCAAAAATTCTCTTTGCTAGCCTGTTTTTCTTCCCGTCATCCTGCCAGAACCTGttggttgttctttttttaacttttattgtATCAGATTGAAGCTAAAAgtcccttcccagctgcagcccctcctACTTTTCTGCTGTGTGTCTTGGACAAATGTGCACAACTCGTTTTTCAGCTTTGCCTGCCTGTTTATCTGTTCCCCCAAGAGCATTTTTGCACCTGATGTGTACagtgattttttccccaaaataatattcttctctttttgccaTTTCTAGCAATTTGAATAGTAATTTACAGTGACGAATGGCTACTGTTAGTGTAGTATCTACTTTTGTTTATAAGAACAGTCTTAATATAGTTATCAAGATTCtaaaaagacaattattttcagttttattttgatctCTGGTTCCCTTCATTTATTAACTCTACCTGACTTTGTATTCTGTCTCCATTTAGGATTGATTATAGATCCATTactgattttggttttgaacaacACAGTATAGTATCTAAAGAgtggattttcttttgaaaattttttttcatagcttgCAGGTATATTGTATTTTGGTGTTTAATTTCATAAGGCCATACATAATGCAGGATTCTAAGGCTATGTTACATGCTGATGGCAGGGGAGGAGTCTGTTCCCTAACTCTTGCACTTACGTGCATCTAAACAATGGATGTTGGTGTGAGGCGTCTTTCCCCAAACGTTTTAATCTTAGATGTCTGAGCTCTGCCTGTTGTCCAGAAGACTGTATGTCATAGTTTTTCAGTGATATGGAAATGAATCCAGAGGAATCCCAAAGATTAGAACGAGCCAAGGTTCTCTAGGAACGGTCCAAGGTCTGGGATGCCTATGGTGAGGTTCTGCCTGGAGTTCATCCCTGCCACGGGAAAATCCAGGGCATTGAAACAGCTTGGAAGAGCCCTGTGAAGTGCTGTGTCTGAGAGCAGGAACTGCTTGCCTCTCATCTGACTGCTACCATGCCGACTCATACGGAACTcgtttgtttgtgtttgtttgtttgtttttttcccccgcttCTTCCAGAGTTCGAAGTTAACATTGTTGTCCTTCTGCACGATGATCATCTCATCACAGAGAACTTCCCGCTGAAGCTCTGCAGGATGTAAATAGCCAGAGGAGAATCACTTCGGGATTTactgaaaaaggacaaaattctTCAGGCGCAAAGTGAAATTTTATCCATGTCTTATTTTAACTG
Above is a genomic segment from Gymnogyps californianus isolate 813 chromosome 1, ASM1813914v2, whole genome shotgun sequence containing:
- the VPS26C gene encoding vacuolar protein sorting-associated protein 26C isoform X1, giving the protein MGTALDIKIKRANKVYRCGEVLSGVVVITSKDTVQHQGISLTMEGSVNLQLSAKSVGVFEAFYNSVKPIQIINSTIEMVKPGKLPSGKTEIPFEFPLHVKGNKVLYETYHGVFVNIQYTLRCDMRRSLLAKDLTKTCEFIVHSLSQKGKLMPSPVDFTITPETLQNVKERASLPKFLIRGHLSSTNCIITQPLTGELVVENAEAAVKSIELQLVRVETCGCAEGYARDATEIQNIQIADGDVCRGLPIPIYMVFPRLFTCPTLETTNFKVEFEVNIVVLLHDDHLITENFPLKLCRM
- the VPS26C gene encoding vacuolar protein sorting-associated protein 26C isoform X5, with protein sequence MGTALDIKIKRANKVYRCGPIQIINSTIEMVKPGKLPSGKTEIPFEFPLHVKGNKVLYETYHGVFVNIQYTLRCDMRRSLLAKDLTKTCEFIVHSLSQKGKLMPSPVDFTITPETLQNVKERASLPKFLIRGHLSSTNCIITQPLTGELVVENAEAAVKSIELQLVRVETCGCAEGYARDATEIQNIQIADGDVCRGLPIPIYMVFPRLFTCPTLETTNFKVEFEVNIVVLLHDDHLITENFPLKLCRM
- the VPS26C gene encoding vacuolar protein sorting-associated protein 26C isoform X2, with amino-acid sequence MGTALDIKIKRANKEVLSGVVVITSKDTVQHQGISLTMEGSVNLQLSAKSVGVFEAFYNSVKPIQIINSTIEMVKPGKLPSGKTEIPFEFPLHVKGNKVLYETYHGVFVNIQYTLRCDMRRSLLAKDLTKTCEFIVHSLSQKGKLMPSPVDFTITPETLQNVKERASLPKFLIRGHLSSTNCIITQPLTGELVVENAEAAVKSIELQLVRVETCGCAEGYARDATEIQNIQIADGDVCRGLPIPIYMVFPRLFTCPTLETTNFKVEFEVNIVVLLHDDHLITENFPLKLCRM
- the VPS26C gene encoding vacuolar protein sorting-associated protein 26C isoform X4, encoding MEGSVNLQLSAKSVGVFEAFYNSVKPIQIINSTIEMVKPGKLPSGKTEIPFEFPLHVKGNKVLYETYHGVFVNIQYTLRCDMRRSLLAKDLTKTCEFIVHSLSQKGKLMPSPVDFTITPETLQNVKERASLPKFLIRGHLSSTNCIITQPLTGELVVENAEAAVKSIELQLVRVETCGCAEGYARDATEIQNIQIADGDVCRGLPIPIYMVFPRLFTCPTLETTNFKVEFEVNIVVLLHDDHLITENFPLKLCRM
- the VPS26C gene encoding vacuolar protein sorting-associated protein 26C isoform X3, whose product is MGTALDIKIKRANKVYRCGEVLSGVVVITSKDTVQHQGISLTMEGSVNLQLSAKSVGVFEAFYNSVKPIQIINSTIEMVKPGKLPSGKTEIPFEFPLHVKGNKVLYETYHGVFVNIQSQKGKLMPSPVDFTITPETLQNVKERASLPKFLIRGHLSSTNCIITQPLTGELVVENAEAAVKSIELQLVRVETCGCAEGYARDATEIQNIQIADGDVCRGLPIPIYMVFPRLFTCPTLETTNFKVEFEVNIVVLLHDDHLITENFPLKLCRM